One window of Dermacentor albipictus isolate Rhodes 1998 colony chromosome 9, USDA_Dalb.pri_finalv2, whole genome shotgun sequence genomic DNA carries:
- the LOC139050201 gene encoding uncharacterized protein, producing MTDNSRAEKDALCDVWPSATQLLCIFHVLQAEWRWLLAAHNKIPKDDRRHLMASFQKILYAKDEGDLQAAKACLHALPYPSYVQRVEAFLQREHEWVLLYRAGIVTRGQNTNNYSEASVRILKDVILSRTKAYNAVALIEFVMTNWEKYFETRLLRHANYREQSHKIDFQHLLQKMPEIPPESIVQVEENVYNVPNSLGNGTYEVRADVGVCSCWKGSQGAFCKHQAVVQRALGGLFPNSPELTPGDCRELAHLALGDRCPPEQFFVPFTVQKDDVALSLSPGTSEPAAQESANCTEPLCIPQEPHAGSSLQPEDLAEQYECSSFSKSMQRIYTAAARDPASAALLQSVSAHLEEITTTTMTDTKLTWNCVCNVATAMEMAARDALQMGAKNSTEQSYSSSEFHWQSNSSTLRRGSEAGACSNHGPQKPTPKDFDAKG from the exons ATGACTGACAACTCCAGGGCGGAGAAGGATGCCCTTTGTGACGTCTGGCCCTCAGCAACACAATTGCTGTGCATCTTTCATGTCCTCCAAGCTGAGTGGCGCTGGCTTTTGGCTGCACACAACAAGATACCGAAAGATGACCGGCGCCACCTCATGGCAAGCTTTCAGAAG ATCCTTTACGCAAAAGATGAAGGTGACCTTCAGGCAGCCAAAGCATGCCTACATGCCCTGCCTTATCCATCCTACGTCCAAAGAGTTGAGGCATTCCTTCAACGTGAACATGAGTGGGTGCTTTTGTACCGTGCTGGGATTGTCACAAGAGGACAGAATACTAACAACTATTCTGAGGCATCTGTCCGAATCCTCAAGGATGTCATTCTCAGCCGGACCAAAGCTTACAACGCAGTAGCCCTAATTGAATTTGTAATGACTAATTGGGAAAAATATTTTGAAACGCGGCTGCTGCGTCATGCAAATTATCGTGAACAATCACACAAAATTGATTTCCAGCACCTTCTCCAAAAAATGCCCGAAATCCCACCAGAATCCATAGTTCAAGTTGAAGAGAATGTTTACAATGTGCCCAACTCTTTGGGTAATGGGACGTATGAGGTAAGGGCTGATGTAGGAGTCTGCAGTTGCTGGAAGGGGAGCCAGGGTGCCTTCTGCAAGCATCAAGCAGTTGTACAGCGGGCCCTTGGTGGGCTGTTCCCAAACAGCCCAGAGCTTACTCCAGGGGACTGCAGAGAGCTGGCTCATCTGGCACTTGGGGATCGATGCCCCCCAGAGCAATTTTTCGTGCCATTTACTGTTCAGAAAGACGACGTGGCACTTTCTCTTTCTCCTGGGACCAGTGAGCCAGCTGCACAAGAAAGTGCCAACTGCACTGAGCCACTGTGCATTCCACAAGAGCCACATGCTGGCTCCAGCCTGCAGCCTGAG GACCTGGCAGAACAGTATGAGTGTTCATCATTCAGCAAGAGCATGCAGCGCATTTACACAGCAGCTGCAAGAGACCCTGCTAGTGCTGCACTCCTGCAGTCTGTGAGTGCACATCTGGAAGAGATCACCACCACAA CCATGACCGACACCAAGCTCACCTGGAACTGTGTTTGCAACGTTGCCACTGCCATGGAGATGGCAGCGAGAGATGCATTGCAAATGGGTGCGAAAAATAGCACTGAACAGTCATACAGCAGCAGCGAATTCCACTGGCAAAGCAACTCGTCGACTTTGAGACGGGGCTCAGAAGCAGGGGCATGCAGCAACCATGGCCCTCAAAAGCCGACACCCAAGGACTTTGACGCAAAGGGCTAA